One Hevea brasiliensis isolate MT/VB/25A 57/8 chromosome 5, ASM3005281v1, whole genome shotgun sequence genomic region harbors:
- the LOC110671733 gene encoding UPF0481 protein At3g47200, with translation MSSDAIEVQATKVVKREADQASGSHDQINVEDEASGSHDQPIEENQKLSIVIHGKPTTSKILQERLDSLNEAAQKPEKSRIQKVPFMLREDEEFKKHYEPRVVAIGPIHHGCPNFDYAETIKHRLAGHFMEEQGIDAKDLYKKIMEKLDKLKLCYVEDVIKCYSDDELAWMFLVDGCAMLNFIHRVVKDDEKVKKLNIKKDQVAFAQQDLFLLENQLPFELLELLRNSVVQNAEKEEIGKSINKFIGESLMTTEPSSVTKEYGKEPSPSHLLELLREELINRSANITAKNIKPENRNREPHSFRNVKELIASGIRLKPTGERSLTISFERSCFAGTLKLPSLLVDDSTAPKLKNLIALEMCPDFLKDFEVTSYICFLDSLIDHPEDVQELRKAKILTNVLGSDKEVAKLFNKIGTDLVPNPDLYANVKADIEKHYKSRWKTYTAEAYHTYFSSPWTFLALLGALLALLFSAVQAYFSLPSEKC, from the coding sequence ATGTCCAGTGACGCGATTGAAGTGCAAGCAACAAAGGTTGTCAAACGAGAAGCTGATCAAGCAAGTGGAAGCCATGACCAGATCAATGTGGAGGACGAAGCAAGTGGAAGCCATGACCAACCCATTGAGGAGAACCAGAAGCTGAGCATCGTAATCCATGGAAAACCAACTACCAGCAAGATTTTGCAGGAGAGGTTGGACTCCCTGAACGAGGCAGCTCAAAAACCTGAAAAGTCGCGGATACAGAAGGTTCCATTCATGCTGAGGGAGGACGAGGAATTCAAGAAGCACTATGAACCAAGGGTGGTTGCCATCGGTCCTATCCACCATGGCTGTCCCAATTTTGACTATGCTGAGACGATAAAGCATAGACTAGCAGGACATTTCATGGAAGAACAGGGGATAGATGCAAAAGATCTCTACAAGAAGATTATGGAGAAATTGGATAAATTGAAATTGTGCTATGTGGAAGACGTGATAAAGTGCTACAGTGATGATGAACTCGCCTGGATGTTTCTTGTGGATGGATGTGCAATGTTGAATTTCATCCATCGTGTTGTGAAGGATGACGAGAAGGTGAAGAAATTGAATATCAAGAAAGACCAGGTGGCTTTTGCTCAACAGGATCTGTTCTTGCTTGAGAATCAACTTCCCTTCGAACTCCTCGAGCTATTGAGGAACTCGGTCGTCCAGAATGCAGAGAAGGAAGAAATCGGAAAATCAATTAACAAATTCATTGGTGAGAGCCTTATGACCACAGAACCTTCTTCAGTAACAAAAGAATATGGAAAGGAGCCTTCACCCTCCCATCTTCTGGAGCTTCTGAGGGAAGAACTGATCAACAGATCCGCTAATATCACAGCCAAGAATATAAAACCAGAGAATAGAAATCGGGAACCGCACTCGTTTCGCAACGTGAAGGAGCTCATCGCATCAGGAATCCGGTTGAAGCCAACTGGAGAACGTTCTTTGACAATTTCTTTCGAACGATCTTGCTTTGCAGGAACCTTAAAACTTCCTTCCCTGCTAGTAGACGATTCAACAGCACCGAAGCTAAAGAACTTGATAGCATTGGAAATGTGTCCAGATTTTCTTAAAGATTTTGAGGTCACCTCCTACATATGCTTTTTAGACTCGCTCATCGATCATCCTGAAGATGTCCAGGAGCTTAGAAAGGCGAAAATTCTCACAAATGTTCTTGGCAGTGATAAAGAAGTCGCTAAACTCTTCAACAAGATAGGCACAGACTTGGTTCCGAACCCTGATTTATATGCCAACGTGAAAGCTGATATCGAAAAACACTATAAGAGCCGATGGAAAACCTATACAGCTGAGGCCTATCACACCTATTTCAGTAGTCCCTGGACTTTCCTTGCTTTACTTGGTGCGTTGCTTGCACTTCTTTTCAGTGCTGTTCAAGCTTATTTCTCGCTCCCTTCTGAAAAATGTTAG